The following coding sequences lie in one candidate division WOR-3 bacterium genomic window:
- a CDS encoding cyanophycin synthetase, whose protein sequence is MNFNEANLFLESLINYEKKTPKNDFDFLRFIENLKEFDNPQNYLKNTCIIAGTKGKGSTAHHIVSGLLENNFSNTGLYTSPHVMNVRERIRIGENDISEEDFIYYVLKIKEKIESGINLTYFEALTVMAFLFFKEKNTLFNVLEIGLGGRLDAVNATPSDFSIITPISYDHEHVLGNTLSKIAYEKSFVIKGKYSIISPQPKEVLYVLLERAKKVKSEVFLLGIKIPFKILELSERGTYFKIYFDTRWHHIFTSMIGDFQAINASLAFIYLYLNNIRCYDFKKFKLFGRFERIHDNPFFIVDGAHNPISLRAVTRNVRKIIKRKPRFLIFGTNRDKNIKKMLKILQELEPKCLILTQSHIPRRENPDSLYEIAKTLNFKKILKFEDAFEAFKFSFENSDSNSFILLTGSFYLVELAKRFIIENKL, encoded by the coding sequence ATGAATTTTAATGAGGCAAATCTTTTTCTTGAATCTTTAATAAATTATGAGAAAAAAACTCCTAAAAATGATTTTGATTTTTTAAGGTTTATTGAAAATTTAAAGGAATTTGATAATCCTCAGAATTACCTTAAAAATACATGTATTATAGCAGGAACGAAAGGGAAAGGGAGCACAGCCCATCACATTGTAAGTGGTCTTTTAGAAAATAATTTTTCAAATACAGGGTTATACACTTCTCCCCATGTTATGAATGTAAGAGAAAGGATAAGGATAGGTGAAAATGATATAAGTGAAGAGGATTTTATCTATTATGTTTTAAAAATAAAAGAAAAAATTGAAAGTGGAATTAATCTAACATATTTTGAAGCTCTTACAGTTATGGCTTTCTTATTTTTTAAGGAAAAAAATACTCTTTTTAATGTTTTAGAAATTGGTCTTGGTGGAAGACTTGATGCAGTGAATGCCACTCCATCCGATTTTTCAATAATAACACCTATAAGTTATGACCATGAGCATGTTCTAGGAAACACTTTAAGTAAAATTGCCTATGAGAAGAGTTTTGTTATTAAGGGAAAATACTCAATAATATCACCTCAACCTAAGGAAGTGCTTTATGTTCTTTTAGAAAGGGCTAAAAAGGTTAAAAGTGAAGTTTTTCTTCTCGGTATAAAAATTCCCTTTAAAATACTTGAACTTTCTGAAAGGGGGACATATTTTAAGATTTATTTTGATACGAGGTGGCATCATATTTTTACTTCTATGATAGGTGATTTTCAGGCAATCAATGCTTCCCTTGCTTTTATTTACTTATATTTAAATAATATAAGGTGTTATGATTTTAAAAAATTTAAACTTTTTGGAAGATTTGAAAGGATTCATGATAATCCTTTTTTTATAGTAGATGGTGCTCATAATCCAATTTCTTTAAGAGCTGTTACAAGGAATGTGAGAAAAATAATAAAAAGGAAACCCAGATTTTTAATTTTCGGGACTAATAGAGACAAAAATATAAAGAAAATGCTTAAAATTTTACAGGAACTTGAACCTAAGTGCCTTATTTTAACTCAATCACATATACCGAGGAGAGAAAATCCAGATAGTTTATATGAAATTGCTAAAACATTAAATTTCAAAAAAATTTTAAAGTTTGAAGATGCTTTTGAAGCCTTTAAATTTTCCTTTGAAAATTCTGATTCAAATTCCTTTATACTTCTAACAGGTTCCTTTTATCTTGTTGAACTTGCAAAAAGATTTATAATTGAGAATAAGTTATAA
- a CDS encoding UvrD-helicase domain-containing protein, with protein MLSKKLGKYEILKWLGGGTFGDVYLVKDTLIDKLFAIKIPRIKEEEWEILKREAKILSELLHENIVRFYSVDIIDNNLIMTMEYVEGSSLRNLIKSAPLKEDLVVDIFKKVLLALDYAHKKGVLHRDLKPENILLTREFEPKISDFGLAMIFQEKVSGQVVGTPLYLAPEGWRGNYNEKTDIFAVGSIMYECFMGFPPFQGRTLDEIREKIRKGSYPKIKENVSENLKKIIEKSINPEPEKRFKNAIEMLRAIEGDFKVSVSPLVEVKISEKKKIILEDLTEEQKDAVTSEERFILVKGGAGTGKTLSLLRRAAYLIEIKKIEPEEIIITTFTGKGIEEIRSRLMLLLSKKKYLSLNIGTMHNLALQVLYVGGSRIGFDMEKTKILTRSESFQIVKNIFPDISQIELEEIMKTISISKANLLSYQDLLRSDYAWQRRCGIVYKKYSETLKENNLLDYDDLIYYANLLLENYDDLKERFIHSIKHLLVDEFQDLTFGEVSLLKKLREKGGSLFATGDEDQAIYSFRGASNEFIINFDKYFENSKIYYLTKSFRIPEQIYEAGLKILSKIKNRKEIFFVPAEKKGQRIFIYHAEDEKDEAKFVAGQIKLLFSEGIKEEKIAVLSRYSFYLKNFQEIFKKENIPYNIQGKSRFYVRGIVRAIINYLESLVTGKKTPFNMAIKFFLGDKKIDEGVLKLWKEHIREKLNKRPLEIVNEFLEKIKFYEFLKNLPQDQEKEEREIIEELFFLLKEYREGEVKKFLDSFSVLENLETDTKEGGVFLSTIHGAKGLEFDVVFITGMAETIFPKTQSLSNRKELDEERRLFYVALTRSCEKVFITRPKTKFGRKLLPSRFIEEMIIT; from the coding sequence ATGCTTTCAAAGAAACTCGGTAAGTATGAGATTCTGAAATGGCTCGGTGGAGGAACTTTTGGTGATGTTTACCTTGTAAAAGACACTCTAATTGATAAACTTTTTGCAATTAAAATACCGAGAATAAAAGAAGAGGAATGGGAGATTTTAAAAAGAGAAGCAAAGATTCTTTCAGAACTTCTTCATGAAAATATAGTTAGATTTTATTCCGTTGATATTATTGATAACAATCTAATAATGACAATGGAGTATGTTGAAGGTTCATCTTTAAGAAATCTTATAAAATCAGCACCATTAAAGGAGGATCTTGTTGTTGATATTTTTAAAAAAGTTTTACTTGCCCTGGATTATGCACATAAAAAGGGAGTGCTTCATAGAGATTTAAAACCTGAAAATATACTTTTAACAAGGGAATTTGAACCAAAGATATCTGATTTTGGACTTGCCATGATTTTTCAGGAAAAAGTTTCCGGGCAAGTTGTGGGAACACCTTTATATCTTGCTCCAGAAGGATGGAGAGGCAATTATAATGAAAAAACTGATATATTTGCTGTAGGTTCAATTATGTATGAATGTTTTATGGGTTTTCCTCCCTTCCAGGGTAGAACCCTTGATGAAATAAGGGAAAAGATAAGAAAAGGAAGTTATCCCAAAATAAAGGAAAATGTTAGTGAAAATTTAAAGAAAATTATTGAAAAGTCTATTAATCCTGAACCTGAAAAAAGGTTTAAAAATGCAATTGAGATGTTAAGGGCTATTGAAGGTGATTTCAAAGTTTCAGTGAGTCCCTTAGTAGAAGTTAAAATAAGTGAAAAGAAAAAAATTATCTTAGAAGATCTTACTGAGGAGCAAAAAGATGCTGTTACATCTGAAGAAAGGTTTATTCTTGTAAAAGGTGGAGCAGGAACAGGGAAAACTTTAAGTTTATTAAGAAGGGCAGCCTATTTAATTGAGATTAAAAAAATTGAACCTGAGGAAATTATTATAACAACATTTACAGGAAAGGGAATTGAGGAGATAAGGTCAAGACTTATGCTTTTACTTTCAAAGAAAAAGTATTTATCTTTAAACATCGGAACAATGCACAATCTTGCTTTACAGGTTCTTTATGTAGGTGGTTCAAGAATTGGTTTTGATATGGAAAAAACAAAAATTTTAACAAGGAGTGAGAGTTTTCAAATAGTTAAGAATATATTTCCTGATATATCACAGATAGAGCTGGAGGAAATAATGAAGACAATTTCAATTTCAAAAGCAAATCTTTTAAGTTACCAGGACCTTTTAAGATCAGATTATGCCTGGCAGAGAAGATGTGGTATTGTTTATAAAAAATACTCAGAAACCTTAAAGGAGAATAATCTTTTAGATTACGATGACCTTATCTATTATGCTAATTTACTTCTTGAAAATTACGATGATTTAAAAGAAAGATTTATCCATTCAATAAAACATTTACTTGTAGATGAATTTCAGGACCTAACCTTTGGGGAAGTTTCTCTTTTAAAAAAATTAAGAGAAAAAGGGGGCTCACTTTTTGCAACTGGTGATGAAGATCAAGCTATTTACAGTTTTAGGGGTGCATCTAATGAATTTATAATTAATTTTGATAAGTATTTTGAAAATTCAAAAATATATTATCTTACAAAATCTTTTAGGATTCCTGAACAGATTTACGAAGCTGGTTTAAAAATTTTATCAAAAATAAAAAACAGAAAGGAAATTTTTTTTGTTCCTGCGGAAAAAAAAGGACAGAGAATCTTTATATATCATGCTGAAGATGAAAAGGATGAGGCAAAATTTGTTGCAGGTCAAATTAAACTTTTGTTTTCTGAAGGAATAAAGGAAGAAAAAATAGCAGTTCTTTCAAGGTATTCCTTTTATCTTAAAAATTTTCAGGAAATTTTTAAAAAGGAAAATATCCCTTACAATATTCAGGGTAAATCAAGATTTTATGTAAGGGGGATTGTAAGGGCAATTATCAATTATCTTGAATCATTGGTAACAGGAAAAAAAACACCTTTTAATATGGCAATAAAGTTTTTTTTAGGTGATAAAAAAATTGATGAGGGAGTTTTGAAACTATGGAAGGAACATATTAGGGAAAAATTAAATAAGAGACCTCTTGAAATTGTGAATGAATTTCTTGAAAAAATAAAGTTTTATGAATTTTTAAAAAATTTACCTCAAGATCAAGAAAAAGAGGAAAGGGAGATAATTGAAGAACTTTTCTTTTTATTAAAAGAGTATAGGGAAGGTGAGGTAAAAAAATTTTTAGATTCTTTTTCAGTTTTAGAAAATCTTGAAACTGATACAAAGGAAGGAGGGGTTTTTCTTTCAACAATTCATGGTGCAAAGGGACTTGAATTTGATGTAGTTTTTATAACAGGAATGGCAGAAACAATTTTCCCAAAAACTCAAAGTTTAAGTAATAGAAAAGAATTAGATGAGGAAAGGAGACTTTTTTATGTAGCCTTAACAAGGAGCTGTGAAAAAGTTTTTATAACAAGACCGAAAACAAAATTTGGAAGAAAACTTTTACCCTCAAGATTTATTGAGGAGATGATAATTACATGA
- a CDS encoding glycosyltransferase family 2 protein, whose translation MKSISVIIVNYYSKNLIEELLKTLPEVIKREGEIIIVNNSPEEVLSFNGYDNLKVINNEKNFGFGKAVNIGVRESEGEYLLIVNPDVKFIKGFEKAFDFIKKKKRISMLIPLFVDEEGKKIVPFRDVEYGFRCFIYMMGYDEFIKKKEKKRIKEKFLKVSPGACFIIPSKIFRKIGGFDESFFLFKEDEDLERRLRRENFYIYFYPDWVVYHKFGATHKESDFAFYHRVNSLYIFYKKHQRYFYPVIRILLPLFYLLKSFKNKKNFKYFLISLTSNFKKLKEIK comes from the coding sequence ATGAAAAGTATTTCAGTTATAATTGTAAATTATTATTCAAAAAATTTAATAGAAGAGCTTTTGAAAACTTTGCCAGAAGTGATAAAAAGAGAAGGTGAAATAATAATTGTTAACAATTCACCAGAGGAAGTCCTTTCTTTTAATGGTTATGATAATTTAAAAGTTATAAATAATGAAAAAAATTTTGGTTTTGGGAAGGCTGTTAATATTGGAGTAAGAGAAAGTGAAGGTGAGTATTTACTTATAGTAAATCCTGATGTGAAGTTCATAAAAGGTTTTGAGAAAGCCTTTGATTTTATAAAGAAAAAAAAGAGGATTTCTATGTTAATTCCACTTTTTGTTGATGAAGAAGGTAAAAAAATAGTGCCATTTAGAGATGTGGAATATGGTTTTCGTTGTTTTATTTATATGATGGGGTACGATGAGTTTATAAAAAAGAAGGAAAAAAAGAGAATTAAAGAGAAATTTTTAAAGGTTTCTCCTGGAGCATGTTTTATTATACCTTCCAAAATTTTTAGAAAGATAGGGGGTTTTGATGAATCCTTTTTTTTATTTAAGGAGGATGAGGATTTAGAAAGAAGGTTGAGGAGGGAAAATTTTTATATTTATTTTTATCCAGATTGGGTAGTTTATCATAAATTTGGTGCCACTCATAAGGAGAGTGATTTTGCTTTTTATCACAGGGTTAATTCTCTTTACATTTTTTATAAAAAACATCAAAGATATTTCTATCCTGTTATAAGGATTCTTTTGCCTTTATTTTATCTTCTAAAATCTTTTAAAAATAAAAAAAATTTTAAATATTTTTTGATTTCTTTAACTTCCAATTTTAAAAAGTTAAAGGAGATAAAATGA
- a CDS encoding insulinase family protein — protein MLKFLFISYITLEFSNGLKLIYDKREKSDIFTFLVLVNSGSFNEEKGCEGLTHFLEHMLFDGNEKFSREELRKNFDKFGLYVNGFTREDYTAYFFSGPDKNFKEGIYLLYLMLFKSNFPDKEFEKEKGVVLQEMYQDRSREYNIIKEKVDSIIYKGTNYSHPVIGYENTIKNLKKEKVIEFYKRFYAPNNMTIFVMGDIDEKELIDLLKKTFGNESTKKIIIEEKFLNLEKFLGEKIFLEIKDIKNSYIFKYFEAPPLNHPSSFYFILLNEILNSDFALSKLKEKNKKILNILSSYESRRKFGVFGINLTLKSLEKDSITIIEKELDEFLKSFLENLKNEDFDRVKNKILKEKIYDALDPVYSVFYLTDYLIYDDPYLKDKIIKSIKNTNFEDFSAFYKIYLKNSRTIFVTLKKEEEERKAFPEAIHILLKNRILYEPYSKNGLSQVFFRALISKKIEKIIEEEGFQVKTYDNPFLPFDDYYHRRDFAYIRITFPSDNREKVKKFLSLLLNTEFDTLDLKKAKRDAIFAKNISQNDPYVRAWEEFENRLFKNELKRSLYGEIPEIENIKIFDLYEYSKKIFEKENMIITYESDKIDSLFYKEIKSLGTNTQGEEINLNDENFIDSVKLNLKQSYIIGGRVFSFKEKKEIIPYIALSLILTDRMQEIIREKMGASYRLSSGVKIFPSKILFYYEIGTDKEKIKIVEKTMENIFEDLKRKIDKEELEIAINSFVGNMLRRLSNPETRSFYRGFYIYSGLSHDFDKFMLENILKVNLKDIKKIAQKVLSFENFSKIYIE, from the coding sequence ATGCTAAAATTTTTATTTATCTCTTACATAACTTTAGAGTTTTCAAATGGACTTAAACTTATCTATGATAAAAGGGAAAAAAGTGATATATTTACATTTCTTGTTCTTGTAAATTCTGGAAGCTTTAATGAGGAAAAGGGCTGTGAAGGATTAACCCATTTCCTTGAACATATGTTATTTGATGGTAATGAAAAATTTTCAAGGGAAGAATTAAGAAAAAATTTTGATAAGTTTGGACTTTATGTTAACGGCTTTACAAGAGAAGATTACACTGCTTACTTTTTCTCAGGTCCTGATAAAAATTTTAAAGAAGGTATATACCTTTTATATTTAATGCTCTTTAAATCTAATTTTCCTGATAAGGAATTTGAAAAGGAAAAGGGTGTTGTGCTTCAGGAGATGTATCAGGATAGATCAAGAGAATATAACATTATTAAAGAAAAAGTGGATTCAATAATTTATAAAGGGACAAATTATTCCCATCCTGTTATAGGTTATGAAAATACAATTAAAAATTTAAAAAAGGAAAAGGTCATTGAATTTTATAAGAGATTTTATGCCCCTAATAATATGACAATTTTTGTGATGGGAGATATTGATGAAAAGGAATTAATTGATCTTTTGAAAAAAACTTTTGGAAATGAATCAACAAAGAAAATTATAATTGAGGAGAAATTCCTGAATTTAGAAAAGTTTTTGGGTGAAAAAATATTTTTGGAAATTAAGGATATAAAAAACTCTTATATTTTTAAATATTTTGAAGCTCCACCTCTTAATCACCCATCCTCTTTTTACTTTATTCTTTTAAATGAAATACTAAACTCAGATTTTGCCTTAAGTAAACTGAAAGAAAAAAATAAAAAAATTTTGAATATATTATCAAGTTATGAATCAAGAAGGAAATTTGGAGTTTTTGGAATTAATTTAACCTTAAAAAGTTTAGAAAAAGATTCTATTACTATTATAGAAAAAGAACTTGATGAATTCCTTAAAAGTTTTTTAGAAAATTTAAAAAATGAGGATTTTGATAGAGTTAAAAATAAAATCTTAAAGGAAAAAATTTATGATGCACTTGATCCAGTTTACTCAGTATTTTATCTTACTGATTATCTCATATATGATGATCCTTATTTAAAAGATAAAATAATCAAAAGTATCAAAAACACAAATTTTGAAGATTTTTCAGCTTTTTATAAAATTTATCTAAAAAATTCAAGAACAATTTTTGTTACACTTAAAAAAGAAGAGGAGGAAAGAAAAGCCTTTCCTGAGGCAATTCATATACTTTTGAAAAATAGAATTTTATATGAACCTTATTCAAAAAATGGATTATCACAGGTCTTTTTCAGAGCACTTATAAGTAAAAAAATAGAAAAAATTATTGAAGAGGAAGGCTTTCAGGTTAAAACATACGATAATCCCTTTTTACCCTTTGATGATTATTATCACAGGAGAGATTTTGCTTATATAAGAATAACTTTTCCTTCTGATAATAGAGAAAAAGTTAAAAAATTTTTATCACTCTTACTTAATACAGAATTTGATACCCTTGATTTAAAAAAAGCAAAAAGGGATGCAATTTTTGCCAAAAATATTTCACAGAATGACCCTTATGTTAGAGCATGGGAAGAATTTGAAAATAGATTGTTTAAAAATGAATTGAAAAGGTCTTTATATGGAGAAATTCCTGAAATTGAAAATATAAAAATTTTTGATCTTTATGAATATTCAAAAAAAATTTTTGAAAAAGAAAATATGATAATAACTTATGAATCGGATAAAATTGATAGCTTATTTTATAAAGAAATTAAAAGTTTAGGAACAAATACACAAGGAGAAGAAATTAATTTAAATGATGAAAATTTTATTGATTCAGTTAAATTGAATTTAAAGCAAAGTTATATAATAGGGGGAAGAGTTTTCAGTTTTAAGGAAAAAAAGGAAATAATTCCTTATATAGCCCTTTCTTTAATTCTTACTGATAGAATGCAGGAAATAATAAGGGAAAAAATGGGAGCATCTTATAGACTTTCTTCAGGAGTTAAAATTTTTCCTTCAAAAATTTTATTTTATTATGAAATAGGTACTGATAAAGAAAAAATAAAAATTGTTGAGAAAACAATGGAAAATATCTTTGAGGACTTAAAAAGAAAGATTGATAAAGAAGAACTTGAAATTGCGATAAATTCTTTTGTTGGTAATATGTTAAGGAGGCTTTCCAATCCTGAAACAAGAAGTTTTTACAGGGGTTTTTATATTTATTCAGGGCTTTCTCACGATTTTGATAAATTTATGTTAGAAAATATTTTAAAGGTAAATTTAAAGGATATAAAAAAAATTGCTCAGAAAGTCCTTTCTTTTGAAAATTTTTCAAAGATTTATATAGAATAA
- a CDS encoding lysophospholipid acyltransferase family protein: MLQNNLFIRTIQGIFEIVYYFYIKTIKFKQIGNLPEKKALFCFWHRTFFPLIYFYRNKKIRILISTSRDGELLIKPLKKFRFIPVRGSSSKLGEKGFRQMIKALKKEKLAAITPDGPKGPRETFKEGALFISYLSKAPIYLVGVAFNRKIELSSWDRFMIPLPFSKCTVYISSPIFVYNKKMIDSELFTNLLKEANEIAQKNLKRR; this comes from the coding sequence TTGTTACAAAATAATCTTTTTATAAGAACAATTCAGGGAATTTTTGAAATAGTTTATTACTTTTATATAAAAACTATAAAATTCAAACAGATAGGAAATTTACCAGAGAAAAAAGCACTTTTCTGTTTTTGGCATAGAACTTTTTTCCCTCTAATTTACTTTTACAGAAATAAAAAAATAAGAATCTTAATATCAACTTCAAGGGATGGAGAACTTTTAATAAAACCCTTAAAAAAATTCAGATTTATCCCTGTAAGAGGTTCAAGTTCAAAACTGGGAGAAAAGGGGTTCAGGCAAATGATAAAAGCTTTAAAAAAGGAAAAACTTGCAGCAATCACTCCTGATGGACCAAAAGGACCAAGAGAGACTTTTAAAGAAGGGGCACTATTTATATCCTATCTCTCAAAAGCCCCGATTTATCTTGTCGGAGTCGCCTTTAATAGAAAAATAGAACTTTCTTCCTGGGATAGATTCATGATTCCTTTACCCTTTTCAAAATGCACTGTGTATATTTCATCACCCATTTTTGTTTATAATAAAAAAATGATAGATTCAGAGCTTTTCACAAATCTTTTAAAAGAAGCAAATGAAATAGCACAAAAAAATTTAAAAAGGAGGTAA
- the pyrH gene encoding UMP kinase has translation MENKRILLKISGEVLGGGNFGLDSDSFLKVAEEIKEIHDLGFEIAVVVGGGNIIRGIQSKKLGIDRATADYMGMVATLINSLYLQSILEKMGKTTRVMSAIEIKQIAEPYIRRRAIRHLEKGRIVIFASGTGNPFFSTDTAAALRAIEIGAKYFLKGTKVDGIYSGDPMKDKNVKKYDRIDYDTIIKNDLRILDASAVALCKENNIEIIVFNITKSGMLKKVLLGENLGTLVTK, from the coding sequence ATGGAAAATAAAAGGATTTTATTAAAAATAAGCGGGGAAGTCTTAGGAGGAGGAAATTTTGGTCTTGATTCCGATTCTTTTCTTAAAGTTGCAGAAGAAATTAAAGAAATTCATGACCTTGGTTTTGAAATTGCAGTCGTTGTTGGAGGAGGAAACATAATAAGGGGAATTCAGAGTAAAAAACTGGGTATTGATAGAGCAACTGCTGATTATATGGGAATGGTTGCAACTCTTATAAATTCCCTTTACCTTCAAAGCATTCTTGAAAAAATGGGTAAAACAACAAGAGTTATGTCAGCAATTGAAATAAAACAGATCGCAGAACCCTATATAAGAAGAAGAGCAATAAGACACCTGGAAAAGGGAAGAATAGTAATATTTGCTTCTGGAACTGGAAATCCCTTTTTTTCAACGGATACAGCAGCTGCTTTAAGGGCAATTGAAATAGGAGCAAAGTATTTTCTTAAAGGAACAAAAGTTGACGGAATTTATTCAGGTGACCCTATGAAAGACAAAAATGTTAAAAAGTATGATAGAATTGACTATGACACAATAATAAAAAATGACTTAAGAATACTCGATGCTTCAGCTGTAGCTCTCTGCAAGGAAAATAATATTGAAATAATAGTATTCAATATCACAAAAAGTGGAATGCTTAAAAAAGTTTTATTAGGTGAAAATCTCGGAACTCTTGTTACAAAATAA
- the tsf gene encoding translation elongation factor Ts encodes MADISLDLIKELRERTGAGVMDCKKALLESNGDIEKAVEILRKIGIAKAEKKLDREAKEGVIEAYIHPGAKLGVLVELNCETDFVAKNEEFIKLAREIAMQIAAMNPIAVKRENIPAEVIEREKKIYEEQARESGKPENIIQKIVEGKMENFYKEKCLLEQSYIRDPSITVGDLIKQYITKFGENIVVKRFARFRIGEQ; translated from the coding sequence ATGGCTGATATATCTCTTGATTTGATTAAAGAATTAAGAGAAAGAACCGGTGCAGGAGTTATGGATTGTAAAAAGGCTCTTCTTGAATCAAATGGTGATATTGAAAAAGCAGTTGAAATTTTAAGAAAAATAGGAATAGCAAAAGCCGAAAAAAAACTTGATAGGGAAGCAAAGGAAGGAGTTATTGAGGCTTACATACACCCTGGTGCAAAACTTGGGGTTCTTGTTGAACTCAACTGTGAGACAGATTTTGTTGCAAAGAATGAAGAATTTATAAAACTTGCAAGAGAAATAGCAATGCAGATTGCTGCAATGAATCCTATTGCTGTTAAAAGAGAAAATATTCCTGCTGAAGTAATTGAGAGAGAAAAGAAAATATATGAGGAGCAAGCAAGGGAAAGTGGAAAACCTGAAAATATAATTCAAAAAATAGTGGAAGGGAAAATGGAAAATTTTTATAAGGAAAAATGTCTTCTTGAACAGAGTTATATAAGGGATCCATCAATAACTGTGGGAGATTTAATTAAACAGTATATAACAAAATTTGGGGAAAATATAGTTGTTAAAAGATTTGCAAGATTCAGAATAGGTGAACAGTGA
- the rpsB gene encoding 30S ribosomal protein S2 — protein MVSPNAGELINTPNVNINIEELLQNGVHFGHRVYRWNPKMREYIYGKKEGIHIINIHKTLQKLKEALEFVEKKGSEGAIPLFVCTKKQGKEIVKEYASKAGVYYVVERWPGGLLTNFETIKTRIEKMREIEKMKEDGRLEKYPKNEKQKILKVYEKLQKNLGGVKDMFELPQFLFIIDPVKEELAVKEAKKLNIPVVALIDTDGNPEVIDYLIPGNDDAMKSIEYITRLITDAYLRGKAKLKEEE, from the coding sequence ATGGTCTCACCAAACGCAGGAGAGCTCATCAATACTCCAAACGTTAATATTAACATAGAAGAACTTTTACAGAACGGTGTCCATTTTGGACACAGGGTTTACAGATGGAATCCGAAAATGAGGGAATATATCTACGGCAAAAAGGAAGGAATACACATTATAAATATTCACAAAACTCTCCAGAAATTAAAAGAAGCCTTAGAATTTGTTGAAAAAAAGGGTTCGGAGGGAGCTATTCCACTATTTGTTTGTACAAAAAAACAGGGAAAAGAAATAGTTAAAGAATACGCATCAAAAGCAGGTGTTTATTATGTTGTTGAAAGGTGGCCAGGTGGTCTTTTAACAAATTTTGAAACAATTAAAACAAGAATTGAAAAAATGAGAGAAATTGAAAAGATGAAAGAAGATGGAAGGCTTGAAAAGTATCCTAAAAATGAAAAGCAAAAAATTTTAAAAGTATATGAAAAATTACAGAAAAATCTTGGTGGTGTTAAAGATATGTTTGAACTGCCCCAGTTTTTATTTATTATAGACCCTGTTAAAGAGGAATTAGCAGTAAAAGAAGCAAAAAAATTAAATATTCCTGTTGTAGCACTTATTGATACAGACGGAAATCCTGAAGTTATAGATTACCTCATCCCTGGAAACGATGATGCAATGAAATCAATAGAATATATAACAAGACTTATAACAGATGCTTATTTAAGAGGAAAAGCAAAATTAAAGGAGGAGGAATAA
- the rpsI gene encoding 30S ribosomal protein S9, whose amino-acid sequence MSELILTSGGRKTARARLRLRPGTGKIWVNGKRPLEYFKREDLVIQAFEPLKVVQKEKDFDIAVKVEGGGLAGQAGAIRFALSRALVKYNEGFKAVLKSRGMLTRDSRIKERMKYGLTKRRRAHQYSKR is encoded by the coding sequence ATGAGTGAGCTAATTTTAACTTCAGGCGGAAGGAAAACAGCAAGGGCGAGGTTAAGACTTCGCCCTGGTACAGGAAAAATATGGGTAAATGGGAAAAGACCCCTTGAATATTTTAAAAGAGAAGACCTTGTGATACAGGCTTTCGAACCACTAAAAGTTGTCCAAAAGGAAAAAGATTTTGATATTGCTGTAAAGGTTGAAGGTGGAGGCCTTGCAGGACAAGCAGGAGCTATAAGGTTTGCTCTAAGCAGGGCTTTAGTAAAGTATAATGAAGGTTTCAAGGCTGTTTTAAAATCAAGGGGAATGTTAACAAGGGATTCAAGAATAAAAGAGAGGATGAAATATGGTCTCACCAAACGCAGGAGAGCTCATCAATACTCCAAACGTTAA
- the rplM gene encoding 50S ribosomal protein L13, with translation MEKITPMSFKTVDRKWHLVDATGQVLGRMATRIALLLMGKRKPGYSPHLDLGDFVVVINAEKVKVTGKKLKDKIYYHHSGYPGGLKQRTFKELLEKHPERIIELAVKRMLPKNRLGRKMLKRLKVYKGPEHPHQAQKPESIALEKLK, from the coding sequence ATGGAAAAAATAACCCCAATGAGTTTTAAAACGGTGGATAGGAAATGGCACCTTGTGGATGCCACAGGTCAAGTTCTTGGAAGAATGGCAACAAGGATTGCTCTTTTATTGATGGGAAAGAGAAAACCAGGGTATTCACCTCATCTTGATTTGGGAGATTTCGTGGTAGTCATAAATGCAGAAAAGGTAAAAGTAACTGGTAAAAAATTAAAAGATAAAATTTATTATCATCATTCAGGTTATCCAGGTGGATTAAAGCAAAGAACCTTTAAGGAATTACTTGAAAAACATCCAGAGAGAATAATAGAACTTGCAGTAAAGAGAATGTTGCCCAAAAACAGACTCGGAAGAAAGATGCTCAAAAGGTTAAAAGTTTATAAGGGGCCAGAGCACCCCCATCAGGCACAAAAACCAGAGTCAATTGCATTAGAAAAATTAAAATAA